The Daucus carota subsp. sativus chromosome 9, DH1 v3.0, whole genome shotgun sequence genome window below encodes:
- the LOC108201945 gene encoding G-type lectin S-receptor-like serine/threonine-protein kinase LECRK3, with protein MALALDFFIILLFYFLTILSNAQKLNQIKLGSSLTAGDDSSAWTSSSGDFVFGFRHLDNQNLFLLAIWYDKIPDKTIVWYANGASPAPKGSKIELTSDGKFSLSAPNGQSIWKAENVADGVSYASLLDTGNFVLAGENYDKYMWESFRYPSDTILPTQVLDVGGVLSSRMTKNNYSKGQFQLRLRPDDHLVLNTISSRMEFVYDPPYYKSGTSDTNNSMNSGFRVVFNETGYIKVIKRNGVTVNLTLGNIASTKDFYHKATLDFDGIFTQYAHPKNPNNGVWDKAWFSVWYEPKDICTSLIGDLGDGACGFNSICAVDVEGRPTCECIPGFSRVDSSNQYSGCNQEKVQKCNQGSRPEELFEMQAMNNAFWPFSANYESFPLQNEEVCNSSCFNDCNCVVAVVKEGTCWKKKLPLSHGRLDRNTYGKALVKIPKVDGSAGNKISQHPNRTKKDQSAVILVVSILLGGSLLFNFIFVATVSLVVFFAYRRSQRVNKVSSLLEMNLRVFTFQELQEATEGFHEEVGKGSFGTVYKGIISTSTSKAIVAVKKLERLSQDGEKEFKTEAGAIAKTHHKNLVRLLGFCDEGSNRLLVYEFMSNGTLASFLFGISRPDWNKRLQMAYGIARGLMYLHEECSTQIIHCDIKPQNILLDDTFTTKISDFGLAKLLGSDQTRTSTVIRGTKGYVAPEWFRNSPVTAKVDVYSYGVMLLEILCCRRNIEMERDNEEEVILVDYVYDCYKERVLEKLVVNDEEVLNDLKRFERLVMVGIWCIQEDHSLRPNMKT; from the coding sequence ATGGCCTTGGCCTTAGATTTTTTCATCAtcttactattttattttctaacaATCCTATCAAATGCTCAAAAGCTTAACCAAATCAAGTTGGGTTCTTCTCTTACTGCTGGTGATGACTCTTCTGCATGGACATCATCATCTGGAGACTTTGTCTTCGGTTTTCGTCATCTAGACAATCAGAACCTCTTCTTGCTAGCCATATGGTATGACAAAATCCCAGACAAGACCATTGTTTGGTATGCCAATGGTGCAAGTCCAGCTCCAAAAGGGTCGAAAATCGAGCTTACTTCTGATGGTAAATTCAGTCTCAGTGCCCCAAATGGTCAATCAATATGGAAAGCTGAGAATGTTGCAGATGGTGTTAGTTATGCATCATTGCTTGACACTGGGAATTTTGTTCTTGCCGGTGAAAACTATGACAAATATATGTGGGAGAGTTTTCGGTATCCGTCTGACACTATATTGCCAACTCAAGTACTAGATGTTGGTGGAGTTTTGTCTTCTAGGATGACGAAAAATAATTACTCAAAAGGCCAATTTCAGCTGCGTTTAAGACCAGATGACCACCTTGTACTTAACACAATTTCTTCGCGTATGGAGTTTGTATATGATCCTCCTTACTACAAAAGTGGAACTTCAGATACTAACAATAGTATGAATTCTGGATTTCGGGTTGTGTTTAATGAAACAGGATACATCAAGGTTATTAAGAGGAATGGAGTGACAGTAAATCTTACACTGGGAAACATAGCTTCCACCAAAGACTTTTACCATAAGGCCACACTTGATTTTGATGGAATTTTTACACAATATGCTCATCCAAAGAATCCGAATAACGGGGTTTGGGACAAGGCATGGTTTAGTGTTTGGTACGAGCCTAAAGATATTTGCACAAGTCTGATTGGAGATTTAGGTGATGGGGCTTGTGGATTCAATAGCATTTGTGCAGTAGATGTTGAGGGAAGACCAACTTGTGAGTGCATTCCTGGGTTTTCGCGGGTGGATTCCAGCAATCAGTATAGTGGCTGCAACCAGGAGAAAGTGCAGAAATGTAATCAGGGGTCTAGGCCAGAAGAACTATTTGAAATGCAAGCGATGAACAATGCGTTTTGGCCCTTCTCTGCAAATTATGAAAGCTTTCCTCTGCAAAATGAAGAAGTTTGTAATAGTTCTTGTTTTAATGATTGCAATTGTGTGGTTGCAGTTGTTAAAGAGGGCACCTGTTGGAAGAAGAAACTGCCATTATCACATGGTAGGCTAGACCGAAATACATATGGAAAGGCTCTTGTTAAGATCCCGAAAGTTGATGGATCTGCAGGAAATAAAATTTCTCAGCATCCAAATAGGACTAAGAAGGATCAATCAGCGGTTATTTTAGTGGTGTCAATTCTTTTAGGTGGTTCACTGCTTTTCAATTTCATATTTGTAGCCACCGTTTCTTTAGTAGTTTTCTTTGCATACCGGAGAAGCCAGAGAGTTAACAAAGTTTCAAGTCTTTTAGAGATGAACCTTCGCGTTTTCACATTTCAAGAACTCCAAGAAGCAACTGAAGGATTTCACGAAGAAGTTGGAAAAGGATCTTTTGGCACTGTTTATAAGGGGATCATATCAACATCAACTTCTAAAGCAATAGTTGCAGTGAAAAAATTAGAAAGATTATCCCAAGACGGTGAGAAGGAATTCAAGACAGAGGCAGGAGCAATAGCAAAAACCCATCACAAGAATTTGGTCAGACTTCTTGGATTTTGTGATGAAGGATCAAACAGGCTTCTGGTCTACGAGTTCATGAGTAATGGCACATTGGCTAGTTTCTTGTTTGGTATTTCAAGGCCGGATTGGAATAAGCGCCTACAAATGGCGTATGGGATCGCAAGAGGATTGATGTACTTGCATGAAGAATGCAGCACACAGATCATACATTGCGATATAAAACCCCAAAACATTCTTCTAGATGACACATTCACTAcaaaaatttcagatttcggCCTAGCAAAGCTTCTAGGGAGTGACCAAACTCGGACAAGCACGGTGATCAGAGGAACTAAAGGATATGTTGCACCAGAATGGTTTAGGAATTCACCTGTTACTGCTAAAGTTGATGTTTACAGTTATGGTGTAATGCTCTTGGAGATACTTTGTTGTAGGAGAAATATTGAGATGGAAAGAGACAATGAGGAGGAGGTTATTTTGGTGGATTATGTGTATGATTGTTACAAAGAAAGAGTGCTTGAAAAATTGGTGGTGAATGATGAGGAAGTGTTGAATGATTTGAAGAGATTTGAGAGGCTAGTGATGGTGGGAATTTGGTGCATTCAAGAAGATCATTCTTTAAGGCCTAACATGAAAACTTGA